One stretch of Rattus norvegicus strain BN/NHsdMcwi chromosome 12, GRCr8, whole genome shotgun sequence DNA includes these proteins:
- the LOC120095871 gene encoding zinc finger protein 431-like isoform X1 has translation MDAMTFNDVHVDFTSEEWALLDRSQKGLYKDVMLETYWNLTAIGYSLEDHNIEEHFQSSRRHGRPERSHTEEKPYEDMKCGEAFAHRSSLRAHERTHTGEKPYGCNQCDKAFAYHSSLRIHERTHTGDKLYKCIQCGKAFSDQNTLQRHKRTHSEEKLYECNQCGKAFACHNILQNHERTHTGKKTYKCNKCDKAFTQRYYVRIHKRTHTGEKPYKCNQCGKSFACLSSLRVHERTHTREKPYKCNQCSKDFASQSHLKRHERIHTGEKPYECNQCGKAFSIQDTLRVHERTHTGEKPFECNQCGKTFKLHSQLRIHKRVHTGEKPHECDQCGKTFACPSSFQKHKRIHSGEKPYGCNQCDKAFAYHSSLRIHERTHTGEKPFKCNQCGKIFSQPNSLRIHKRTHTGEKPYECNQCGKAFPYDSSLRVHERTHTGVKPYECNQCGKAFGYHSHLQRHERTHTGQKPY, from the exons GATGCAATGACCTTTAACGATGTGCATGTGGACTTCACTTCCGAAGAGTGGGCTTTGTTGGATCGTTCCCAGAAAGGTCTTtacaaagatgtgatgctggagacctaCTGGAACCTCACTGCTATAG GTTACAGTTTGGAAGACCATAATATTGAAGAACATTTTCAAAGTTctagaagacatggaag ACCTGAAAGAAGTCATACtgaagagaaaccctatgaagATATGAAGTGTGGTGAAGCCTTTGCACATCGCAGTAGTCTTcgagcacatgaaaggacacacactggagagaaaccctatggatGCAAtcagtgtgataaagcctttgcGTATCACAGCAGTCTTCGAAtacatgaaaggacacacacTGGAGATAAACTCTACAAATGTATTCAATGTGGCAAAGCTTTTTCAGATCAGAACACTCTACAAAGACATAAAAGAACCCACTCGGAAGAGAAactctatgaatgtaatcaatgtggtaaagcctttgcatgtcaTAATATTCTTCAAAATCATGAAAGAACTCACACTGGAAAGAAAACTTACAAATGTAATAAATGTGATAAGGCCTTTACACAACGCTATTATGTGCGAatccataaaagaacacacactggagagaaaccttacaaatgtaatcagtgtggtaaatCCTTTGCGTGTCTCAGCAGTCTCCGAgtgcatgaaagaacacatactaGAGAGAAGCCCTACAAATGTAATCAGTGTAGTAAAGACTTTGCGAGTCAGAGTCATCTTAAAAGACATGAAAggatacatactggagagaaaccctatgaatgtaatcaatgtggtaaagccttttcaatCCAGGATACTCTCCGAgtgcatgaaagaacacatactggagagaaaccctttgAATGTAACCAGTGCGGTAAAACCTTTAAACTACACAGTCAACTTCGAATACATAAAAGAgtacacactggagagaaaccccaTGAATGTGATCAGTGTGGTAAAACCTTCGCATGTCCCAGTAGTTtccaaaaacacaaaagaatacattctggagagaaaccctatggatGCAAtcagtgtgataaagcctttgcatatcacaGTAGTCTTCgaatacatgaaagaacacatactggagagaaacccttcaaatgtaatcaatgtggtaaaatCTTTTCACAGCCCAATAGTCTTcgaatacataaaagaacacatactggagagaaaccctatgaatgtaatcaatgtggtaaggCCTTTCCGTATGACAGCAGTCTCCGGGTGCATGAAAGAACCCATACTGGCGTGAAGCCTTACGAATGTAACcagtgtggcaaagcctttggCTACCACAGTCATCTCCAAAGGCATGAAAGGACACACACTGGACAGAAACCTTATTAA
- the LOC120095871 gene encoding zinc finger protein 431-like isoform X2 has product MTFNDVHVDFTSEEWALLDRSQKGLYKDVMLETYWNLTAIGYSLEDHNIEEHFQSSRRHGRPERSHTEEKPYEDMKCGEAFAHRSSLRAHERTHTGEKPYGCNQCDKAFAYHSSLRIHERTHTGDKLYKCIQCGKAFSDQNTLQRHKRTHSEEKLYECNQCGKAFACHNILQNHERTHTGKKTYKCNKCDKAFTQRYYVRIHKRTHTGEKPYKCNQCGKSFACLSSLRVHERTHTREKPYKCNQCSKDFASQSHLKRHERIHTGEKPYECNQCGKAFSIQDTLRVHERTHTGEKPFECNQCGKTFKLHSQLRIHKRVHTGEKPHECDQCGKTFACPSSFQKHKRIHSGEKPYGCNQCDKAFAYHSSLRIHERTHTGEKPFKCNQCGKIFSQPNSLRIHKRTHTGEKPYECNQCGKAFPYDSSLRVHERTHTGVKPYECNQCGKAFGYHSHLQRHERTHTGQKPY; this is encoded by the exons ATGACCTTTAACGATGTGCATGTGGACTTCACTTCCGAAGAGTGGGCTTTGTTGGATCGTTCCCAGAAAGGTCTTtacaaagatgtgatgctggagacctaCTGGAACCTCACTGCTATAG GTTACAGTTTGGAAGACCATAATATTGAAGAACATTTTCAAAGTTctagaagacatggaag ACCTGAAAGAAGTCATACtgaagagaaaccctatgaagATATGAAGTGTGGTGAAGCCTTTGCACATCGCAGTAGTCTTcgagcacatgaaaggacacacactggagagaaaccctatggatGCAAtcagtgtgataaagcctttgcGTATCACAGCAGTCTTCGAAtacatgaaaggacacacacTGGAGATAAACTCTACAAATGTATTCAATGTGGCAAAGCTTTTTCAGATCAGAACACTCTACAAAGACATAAAAGAACCCACTCGGAAGAGAAactctatgaatgtaatcaatgtggtaaagcctttgcatgtcaTAATATTCTTCAAAATCATGAAAGAACTCACACTGGAAAGAAAACTTACAAATGTAATAAATGTGATAAGGCCTTTACACAACGCTATTATGTGCGAatccataaaagaacacacactggagagaaaccttacaaatgtaatcagtgtggtaaatCCTTTGCGTGTCTCAGCAGTCTCCGAgtgcatgaaagaacacatactaGAGAGAAGCCCTACAAATGTAATCAGTGTAGTAAAGACTTTGCGAGTCAGAGTCATCTTAAAAGACATGAAAggatacatactggagagaaaccctatgaatgtaatcaatgtggtaaagccttttcaatCCAGGATACTCTCCGAgtgcatgaaagaacacatactggagagaaaccctttgAATGTAACCAGTGCGGTAAAACCTTTAAACTACACAGTCAACTTCGAATACATAAAAGAgtacacactggagagaaaccccaTGAATGTGATCAGTGTGGTAAAACCTTCGCATGTCCCAGTAGTTtccaaaaacacaaaagaatacattctggagagaaaccctatggatGCAAtcagtgtgataaagcctttgcatatcacaGTAGTCTTCgaatacatgaaagaacacatactggagagaaacccttcaaatgtaatcaatgtggtaaaatCTTTTCACAGCCCAATAGTCTTcgaatacataaaagaacacatactggagagaaaccctatgaatgtaatcaatgtggtaaggCCTTTCCGTATGACAGCAGTCTCCGGGTGCATGAAAGAACCCATACTGGCGTGAAGCCTTACGAATGTAACcagtgtggcaaagcctttggCTACCACAGTCATCTCCAAAGGCATGAAAGGACACACACTGGACAGAAACCTTATTAA
- the LOC120095871 gene encoding zinc finger protein 431-like isoform X3 translates to MKCGEAFAHRSSLRAHERTHTGEKPYGCNQCDKAFAYHSSLRIHERTHTGDKLYKCIQCGKAFSDQNTLQRHKRTHSEEKLYECNQCGKAFACHNILQNHERTHTGKKTYKCNKCDKAFTQRYYVRIHKRTHTGEKPYKCNQCGKSFACLSSLRVHERTHTREKPYKCNQCSKDFASQSHLKRHERIHTGEKPYECNQCGKAFSIQDTLRVHERTHTGEKPFECNQCGKTFKLHSQLRIHKRVHTGEKPHECDQCGKTFACPSSFQKHKRIHSGEKPYGCNQCDKAFAYHSSLRIHERTHTGEKPFKCNQCGKIFSQPNSLRIHKRTHTGEKPYECNQCGKAFPYDSSLRVHERTHTGVKPYECNQCGKAFGYHSHLQRHERTHTGQKPY, encoded by the coding sequence ATGAAGTGTGGTGAAGCCTTTGCACATCGCAGTAGTCTTcgagcacatgaaaggacacacactggagagaaaccctatggatGCAAtcagtgtgataaagcctttgcGTATCACAGCAGTCTTCGAAtacatgaaaggacacacacTGGAGATAAACTCTACAAATGTATTCAATGTGGCAAAGCTTTTTCAGATCAGAACACTCTACAAAGACATAAAAGAACCCACTCGGAAGAGAAactctatgaatgtaatcaatgtggtaaagcctttgcatgtcaTAATATTCTTCAAAATCATGAAAGAACTCACACTGGAAAGAAAACTTACAAATGTAATAAATGTGATAAGGCCTTTACACAACGCTATTATGTGCGAatccataaaagaacacacactggagagaaaccttacaaatgtaatcagtgtggtaaatCCTTTGCGTGTCTCAGCAGTCTCCGAgtgcatgaaagaacacatactaGAGAGAAGCCCTACAAATGTAATCAGTGTAGTAAAGACTTTGCGAGTCAGAGTCATCTTAAAAGACATGAAAggatacatactggagagaaaccctatgaatgtaatcaatgtggtaaagccttttcaatCCAGGATACTCTCCGAgtgcatgaaagaacacatactggagagaaaccctttgAATGTAACCAGTGCGGTAAAACCTTTAAACTACACAGTCAACTTCGAATACATAAAAGAgtacacactggagagaaaccccaTGAATGTGATCAGTGTGGTAAAACCTTCGCATGTCCCAGTAGTTtccaaaaacacaaaagaatacattctggagagaaaccctatggatGCAAtcagtgtgataaagcctttgcatatcacaGTAGTCTTCgaatacatgaaagaacacatactggagagaaacccttcaaatgtaatcaatgtggtaaaatCTTTTCACAGCCCAATAGTCTTcgaatacataaaagaacacatactggagagaaaccctatgaatgtaatcaatgtggtaaggCCTTTCCGTATGACAGCAGTCTCCGGGTGCATGAAAGAACCCATACTGGCGTGAAGCCTTACGAATGTAACcagtgtggcaaagcctttggCTACCACAGTCATCTCCAAAGGCATGAAAGGACACACACTGGACAGAAACCTTATTAA